DNA from Chaetodon trifascialis isolate fChaTrf1 chromosome 14, fChaTrf1.hap1, whole genome shotgun sequence:
gctcacacaaacatgcagtgaGTCAAAAGCAGATGGAGAGCAGCATACTCACAGAAGCAGCATGCGGTGCTGAGAAATACCAGTGTGAAGAGACATGCAGCATCTTAAGCACACTTACTCAGATAACTAAACATACGCTGGACAGACTCCTCAAGATGGGAAATTAGAGTCTGTGTGACTCTGCTGATGTCTGTCGGGTAGAATAGAAAGTCGAAGACATTACGTACTGCCTTCTTTTGTGCCTGTGCTCCTCTACAAAGCCCAGTGTGGTGAAAAAGTGCTCGCTGCTCGAGCGAGCGTTCTGCAGCGACCTAAAAGTTTACGTAAATCCAACCAAACGCTCTGCATTTTTCGACTCAGATCAATTTAAGTGTAGCTCGAGGAGGGGGATGTGTTGAAATATCGGGGCATGTCAAGGGAAACTCCATTAGCGTCACACAGAAACTCCTCTGAGTGAGTAGATTTCATTCTGAAATGATTTTGCTGACAACAAACCAATATTCTACATGCCAATTCAGGCATGGTACACATTAAGTGAGCCAACTGACACAGAGCGTGTGAAATGGACAAACTAAAAATACTCTAAGAGCTTGGCGCCAGCAGAGTGTGAATCACTGTCTGGAATGCTGTCGAATTGTGAATGCAGATTCTGGGGTTCTTTTAATCAAAGTAGCCGAAATACAGGATGCACCTGTACAGAACTGGACCACACCAGAGAGCCAAAAGGTTAAACAACACCAATAACATGTGAAGAAGACTTTCCATGTTTAGAAACTATGTTCCTCCTGTACTTGTACACAGTTATATCATAGCCTATGTCTCTTGGTTATTCATCTTAGTCCACGGCTTTCTTGTACCCTGTCATGTAAAACATGTATTAACATGGTAGAGCAGGcaagtattttttgtttttttaccatCAGTGGCACCATGGAGCCATGTTTTTATGAGGCcatccatttttgtttgttcttgtgtGTCATGTACAGTAGGTGGCGCAACATCCTGCCAATGATTTCCCACTATTCCTCTGGCAACATGCCAAGAAATCCAGCAAAggcaggaaagaaaggaaatgctTGAAAGTaaacatgaatgtaaacaatgcaggtttCAGCATTTTCAAAAGCGCTGCTTTACAAATGTTTCATGAGGGAGGAAACCCAGCCAACAGTTCTGTTAGGCCTCAAGGACGCATAATATGCATCTGGTAggaacactgaatgtaaacataacttttgtttgtttacagatagGGCACCTTTAAGCTCACACCAAAGAACTTGCTCAATTCTGGGAGCTCCAGAGTTCAAATGTTCGTGCTGAAGGAAGAGTTATCTGTGCagaataattattattaattagtAGTACTAGCAAactagttaaaaaaaaacaaaaaaaacccatatCTATAACACAGGTCTAATACAGATGTTGGAATGTCTAGATTACATCCATGACTAAGAGCTGTGTATGAGCCCTGACTGAACGCTGACTAGTAATTATTAAGTGTCTTTCATGAATCTATTTGAAGCCACAAGACTCACCGTGGACTGAAAGTACTCTGGTGAGAGTCCCTCCAGCTCCAGGATACGATCCTCCAGCTTCTTTAGTCTCTGGTAGACACTCAATGGAACTGGACCTgctaagaaaaggaaaaaaaaaaaaaaaacacttgttgaACAGCCTGAATGCTGATGATTTCAGATGACGAATTCTCCAAATGTGGGGGCTGAGAGTAAGTCATGTGTGCTAAATGTTAAAGAGAAGCAGCTTAATGTCACAGTGTTAATATCAGGCAAAAACGAATCGCTCGGCTTATTTTTAAAcgctcatttcatttcttattcaACAAAAATTAAGTTGAAATTATGCGTTCTACGCAGACTACAATGCCTTCATAATTACATATCATTGTGTTACATTTCCTATGCATTGTAGTAGTATTGctatcattgtaaaacactttttttttttttttaaaaaacaattgCAAATAATTCTGTTCAGCTGAAAATTAACACATGTGGCCAAGAGCCACACTTAAGTTGGAGTTTCGAGGGGAAGTTTAAAAAGTATCTAATGACACGACCCTTTCAGATGCCTAAAACATTACATACACTGACAGTGAATTTAGTATTAGTAAAACTTTTGTGTCTCTGTCGTTCTCTGACCTGATGGGAGTTTCAGGTGAGTCTCGATGTTGTGAAGTCGTTCTTCTATGGCTGCATTTCCACAGTCTCTTCCCATCAACCCCCTCGGCTGCTCCCCAGCCTCTCCTTGACCCCCACCACGGGTCTGGGGCCCGTAAGTGTTTACCACCCGCGTAACTAGCCagtcaaacaacaaaacacatgaacagaaGCAGTAACCCAATATTAACTACAGACCAGTTAACAGAGCCGTGTAcaaagcatgcagacacatgaaGGGGTCCTACAAAACCCCTGAGCTTTAGATTAATTTACACTGAAAAATCTGTTGCTCATTTAATTTGTTCAGCACTTCTTTTCAGCAAGCTGatccaaaaacaaatgttttgtcatGATTCGAATTTAACTTTATTAATTAAACCAAAAATTCTAAATGAACATTTCCTATTAAGTCAAACCTGATAATGGTAATTTCATACATTTAAGTCAAGGTAATTTCAAAAGTGATGGTTATAGCTCCCAAAATAAAGCTGCTaagaaatgtcattttgacattagtggcaaatatttattttcttacctTTCACATGGCTTTTAAAACCGGGATAAGGAGTGAAAACTGCATCTGTTCTGGCACAGCTGTTTTCTACAGAGAAGAAATCTTGATTTAAAATTTATttacaaggaaaagaaaaaacacatttctttataTATAATCACTTAAATGAGATCTATTACCATTAGTGTCTCCTGATTTCTACACATGGTGTTTCACACAagctttgaattaaaaaaaggcCCCCGTCTCACGTTTTTCTGGACTAAGCTGGATGTGTTTTGAGGCCGAGGGTGTTAGCTACTTCAGCCCCACTCTTGGAGCAGTTCAGCCTGACCTCTCGCCTGTGGAAATCAGCTCTCTCCCAAACATTGGCAATCTGTGTGCAGGCTCCCTCTCCACCCTGCCCCCAAACTCGTTCCCATTCTCACCCTGATTGCAGTCGATCACGTTGCAAAACTCGCGtacattgttttcattgatcTCCATCTGCTTGCGTTCCATAAATGCAGATATTCTTCGCTCAATCTAGGGTAACAATGGAGAGACGGCACAGATAATAAGATATGATGGATTGATGAGCTCCTGATAGATGTCAAGAATGCAATGAGATTTTTGTTGCCTACACAAGTCTAACGATCTGAGGTAAACAGTGTGCAGCAATTTACATTACAAGTAATGAGAAATGTAGTGGGAAATTATTCCAGGTAGCCAAAAAAGTTAAATTGCTTGCCATCATCACATGATGGAATATGAATACTGTTTGCTTGGCTACCAAAATAAATGCACAACAGAATGGGGCCTCTTGTCCTTCATCCACATGCAATCTCAGAGTAATGAGCATCCACTTCATAATCCATCAAGGACCTGGCCCTCTCTCAAAGCCCTCCAGCAATGTGGTCTGTTCTACCCGACCACAGCACTAAAGAACCCCTGATTCTCTGCTGAACTCTGCTTATCAGATCTCCATCAAGCATTTGCTTCACTGCGGCATGTCATGTGCCCATCCTTGGGAGCAATTACTTATGATTATTCATTTGCTTGACAGAGAGTAAAGAGGGCTCTAAAAATGTCACTGCCAGAACAGCTGACAGATCTGCTGACTGAGACCAACCTCTGACTTCCTGGCTCTGATCTGaaccatgacatcatcagccgCCGTCTTGCTTTCCGCAGCCTCTGAGCTGGGAGGATGGTGCTCTGACGGTGCAGTCGCCTGCTCTGAGGTGACAGCATCATCTGTTGTGTTGTCTGCTGTATCACCATCAGCATCCACCAGTGTTTTTAGGCTTTCTGAAACAGCCTATACAAAGAGTTGGAGCAGAAAGAATATTGGATGAAGAAACAAAATACTTTAAAATCTACTAACTAACATAGAAAAAAGGAATAGACCACTTCACCTGTAATTTACTGATATGCTCCTGCAAACACCTGTACACGTGGGCAACCGGAGGTGACGGAAGATCCACAGCGTCAGTGTTGACTTCTACTGTCAGAGCAGCATCGTTTAATTTGAGCTGAATttcaagaacaaaaacaaagtgaggTTACACTCTACTGGACATGTGTGGAAAGCAGATAACATGGGGTATTCGACTTTGGTAATTAATTAGGGTTACTCATGAGTCACCTTTCACTAAACTAAAAAAGCCAATCATGTGTTCTTGCACATGATAAAGGTAGAGAATGTGCATGAGATTTATACATTTTAACAGTGTAGAAATGTTGTGTCAACACACAAATCATGTTTTTCATACGTTGTGTACTTTTCCCTCCTTTAGAAGACAACTTGTAGAAATGGAAATCACATATGTGCGGAACAACGCAAACAAACCTACATCATGAACATTAAACATATAGTTCCTATGTTAAATACAGGCTACAAGGAGGAGCTAGAAAAAGAGATGTGTACGGGGTAACGTTAAAAATGACTACTGAATTGAGGTGAAATTAACATCTTTTATTTAAATCGATGAGTGGCGAGTTCAGCCATGGCGGAACATGCAGATACAAATGAGCTGATAaaactttaattaaaataatttaacagAAATTCGAGCTCAGTTACTTGGCTCCAACTTGCTTATCAAAAACACGGGTTGAATATTGAGTAGCATTGATTGAAGTGAAAGGCATCGACGTAGTCCTGCTACCCGGGATGCtaaaaacattagcatgtagctaGCTAACAACCCGCACTGAAAACAAACGGGATTTGGGCTTTCATGGCTCAAACGCAGAAAACCAACCTCTTTCCCGAAGTCTGCGAGCGCTTTCAGTATCGCGCGCATGCAGTCCCTGTAGCTGGACATTTCACTGGATTCATCAGGACGCCGACGAGCATGATGTCCACTTAGCTTCATTGTCTCCGCCATTGCAGTTCAACGCCTGCGCAATACTGCCCGCTGATTGGTTAAAGTCAGTCAGACAGCGTGCGCGAGAGACGAGAACGAGGCTGCGCGCGCGCACATACGCATGCGCGCACTCACAACCGTTAAGACAGTGGAGAATGGTCATGAAGGTAATATC
Protein-coding regions in this window:
- the mbip gene encoding MAP3K12-binding inhibitory protein 1; this translates as MAETMKLSGHHARRRPDESSEMSSYRDCMRAILKALADFGKELKLNDAALTVEVNTDAVDLPSPPVAHVYRCLQEHISKLQAVSESLKTLVDADGDTADNTTDDAVTSEQATAPSEHHPPSSEAAESKTAADDVMVQIRARKSEIERRISAFMERKQMEINENNVREFCNVIDCNQENSCARTDAVFTPYPGFKSHVKVTRVVNTYGPQTRGGGQGEAGEQPRGLMGRDCGNAAIEERLHNIETHLKLPSAGPVPLSVYQRLKKLEDRILELEGLSPEYFQSTSHLHKRPKTSPAQACSLTELDEKISAVKAALLKRVNEFGPGYGTECPL